In the genome of Mycoplasmopsis pulmonis, one region contains:
- the thrS gene encoding threonine--tRNA ligase, with translation MNEKNSDEINYDFKVDSNLNHTTSHLLAAAIVQLYPNVKLGFGPAIEEGFYYDFEFENPLSKLELLKIEKLMKKLASMNLKMVKVDGSNYDFTNKPYKKELYDELKQKGQEITFYSLVDTNGKEIFTDLCAGGHVESTSKINNFKLLSLAGAYWRGNSNNIQLTRIYGSSFYKKDELENYLKVIEDRKERDHRKIGKNLGIFTFSSLSGHGFPIWLKKGMLIKRAIEKEILYLDRKYGFEEVLSPHFGEESLYIKSGHLAHYQETMFKSLEVENEKLIPRPMTCPHHIIIYDAFPRSYRELPLRLSEQSRLYRYEKSGALTGLERVRAMDLTEGHIFIRQDQIKDEVLNMINLIQETLKIFKIKIDHVALSLRDNDKEKFFDDDQMWDQAESALKEILDQNKIDYIVEKGEAAFYGPKIDFQVKTVLNNIITMSTIQLDFLLPRKFNISYIAPDGSKQTPLMIHRGLIGTYERFVSILLEQTKGNFPFWLSPSQVIVLPIAKEFKEYAFEIYSKIFKQNFNVEIDNRDETINKKIREAQINKYKYQIIIGKQEMENKTIAIREYGKVQTITMDLESFIEKIKSQRDSKE, from the coding sequence ATGAATGAAAAAAATTCAGATGAAATTAACTATGATTTTAAAGTTGATAGTAATTTAAACCACACAACAAGCCACTTGTTAGCAGCTGCTATTGTTCAACTTTATCCAAATGTAAAACTAGGTTTTGGTCCTGCTATTGAAGAAGGATTTTATTATGATTTTGAATTTGAAAATCCTCTAAGTAAACTTGAACTTTTGAAAATTGAAAAGCTAATGAAAAAACTAGCATCTATGAATTTAAAAATGGTCAAAGTTGATGGCTCAAATTATGATTTTACAAACAAGCCTTATAAAAAAGAACTCTATGATGAACTCAAACAAAAAGGTCAAGAAATAACTTTTTACTCTTTAGTTGATACAAATGGTAAAGAAATTTTTACAGATCTTTGTGCTGGTGGCCACGTTGAAAGTACTAGCAAAATCAATAACTTTAAATTGCTTTCACTAGCAGGGGCTTATTGAAGGGGAAACTCAAATAATATTCAACTAACAAGAATTTATGGCTCTTCTTTTTACAAAAAAGATGAACTCGAAAACTATTTAAAAGTTATAGAAGATCGTAAAGAAAGAGACCATCGAAAAATAGGTAAAAATCTTGGAATTTTTACCTTTAGTTCTTTATCAGGACATGGCTTTCCTATTTGATTAAAAAAAGGTATGTTAATAAAAAGAGCAATTGAAAAAGAGATATTGTATTTAGATAGAAAATACGGCTTTGAAGAAGTTCTTAGTCCTCATTTTGGAGAAGAATCTCTTTATATTAAATCAGGACATCTAGCTCACTATCAAGAGACTATGTTTAAATCTCTTGAAGTTGAAAATGAAAAACTAATTCCTCGTCCAATGACTTGTCCTCATCACATCATCATCTATGATGCTTTTCCTCGTTCTTATAGAGAACTTCCACTAAGGCTATCTGAGCAATCAAGGCTTTATAGATATGAAAAATCAGGAGCTCTAACAGGTCTTGAAAGAGTAAGGGCAATGGACCTTACTGAAGGTCACATTTTTATTAGACAAGATCAGATTAAAGATGAAGTTTTAAACATGATTAATTTAATCCAAGAAACTTTAAAAATTTTTAAAATAAAAATTGACCATGTTGCTCTTTCATTAAGAGACAATGACAAAGAAAAATTCTTTGATGATGATCAAATGTGAGATCAAGCAGAAAGTGCACTTAAGGAAATTTTAGATCAAAACAAAATTGACTACATAGTTGAAAAAGGTGAAGCTGCTTTTTATGGGCCTAAAATTGACTTTCAAGTTAAAACTGTTTTAAACAACATCATCACTATGTCAACTATTCAACTTGATTTTCTACTTCCAAGAAAATTTAACATTTCTTATATAGCCCCTGACGGAAGCAAACAAACACCTTTAATGATTCATAGAGGACTAATCGGAACCTACGAAAGATTTGTTTCAATTTTACTTGAACAAACAAAAGGTAATTTTCCATTTTGACTCTCTCCTTCTCAAGTAATAGTTCTTCCTATAGCCAAGGAATTTAAAGAATATGCCTTTGAAATTTATAGCAAAATATTTAAGCAAAATTTTAATGTTGAAATTGACAATAGAGATGAGACTATAAATAAAAAAATTAGAGAAGCTCAAATCAATAAATATAAATATCAAATCATCATTGGTAAACAAGAGATGGAAAATAAAACTATTGCAATTAGAGAATATGGAAAAGTTCAAACAATAACAATGGATCTTGAAAGTTTTATTGAAAAAATAAAATCTCAAAGAGATTCAAAAGAATAA
- a CDS encoding hexose phosphate transporter produces the protein MVTWKGWLMWALLVSAYTLFVINWGIAANLNRAVASNGEVIGTLPHFFPETKGAISKTVNQAVNWGITIGRGIGSLLIGWLIVKLTHKYATLISLVLALFAIPAPWMPDYWSFITFRTFFAIGGTTLIILLQPVVSAYFSAKTKGKISIFTTWGYPLGTIITLAPFLVSKDTTEALVRNWQIIYTVIGLLFLIPLITYAVLGQRFDTFQDFKEKQEKIKQDFEAKGVKLETPSALSLLKQKETYIWILFYGGWLVAVVMPFIMARSNLPGLAQVQEANADAIRRIITIWLIFFHVAIILGPYTVGLWNKWNVKRKPFIVAVTLSGVVLWALAIVVFVYMVAPLTAQGYNMGAAGWLFFILGFLKGLLLWGIQGVFLNNPHEQEGSNPKKVGLQFSFIWGFGYFFFTFATIILSQLADIKGQGAIIWAVFVTLFMLLAPISWLFIKETKPNAPILPKFDKKDK, from the coding sequence ATGGTAACCTGAAAGGGTTGGTTGATGTGAGCCTTGCTTGTTTCTGCATATACCCTTTTTGTTATTAATTGAGGTATTGCGGCCAACTTAAATAGAGCCGTAGCATCTAATGGCGAAGTAATTGGAACTTTACCTCATTTTTTTCCAGAAACCAAAGGAGCAATAAGCAAAACTGTTAACCAAGCTGTTAACTGGGGTATTACTATAGGTAGAGGTATAGGGTCGCTTCTTATTGGTTGACTTATTGTCAAATTAACCCATAAGTATGCAACTCTTATTTCTTTGGTGCTAGCTTTATTTGCTATACCAGCACCTTGAATGCCAGACTATTGATCATTCATAACATTTAGAACCTTTTTTGCTATAGGTGGTACAACTCTAATTATCCTATTACAACCTGTTGTATCTGCCTACTTTAGTGCTAAAACTAAAGGTAAAATATCAATATTTACAACATGAGGTTATCCTCTAGGGACAATTATTACTCTTGCTCCATTTTTAGTTTCAAAAGATACAACTGAGGCACTTGTAAGAAATTGACAAATTATTTATACAGTTATTGGTCTTTTATTCTTAATACCTCTTATTACATATGCTGTTCTTGGTCAAAGATTTGATACTTTCCAAGACTTTAAAGAAAAACAAGAGAAGATAAAACAAGATTTTGAAGCTAAGGGTGTTAAATTAGAAACTCCTTCAGCACTTTCTCTTCTTAAACAAAAAGAAACTTATATTTGAATTTTATTTTATGGTGGATGACTTGTAGCTGTTGTTATGCCTTTCATCATGGCAAGAAGTAATCTTCCTGGCCTAGCTCAAGTTCAAGAAGCTAATGCAGATGCAATAAGAAGAATAATAACAATTTGACTAATCTTCTTCCATGTTGCCATTATTTTAGGACCTTATACAGTTGGTCTATGAAATAAATGAAACGTTAAAAGAAAACCATTCATTGTAGCAGTTACTCTAAGTGGTGTTGTACTTTGAGCTTTAGCTATTGTAGTATTTGTTTACATGGTAGCTCCTCTAACAGCACAAGGTTACAACATGGGAGCTGCTGGATGACTATTCTTCATATTAGGATTTTTAAAAGGTCTATTACTATGAGGAATTCAAGGGGTATTTTTAAATAACCCTCATGAACAAGAAGGATCAAACCCTAAAAAAGTTGGACTACAATTTTCATTTATTTGAGGATTTGGTTACTTCTTCTTTACATTTGCAACAATTATTCTTTCACAACTTGCAGATATTAAAGGTCAAGGTGCAATAATATGAGCTGTATTTGTTACTTTATTTATGTTACTAGCTCCTATATCATGGCTGTTTATTAAAGAAACAAAACCTAATGCTCCTATCTTGCCTAAATTCGATAAAAAAGATAAATAA
- the trpS gene encoding tryptophan--tRNA ligase, with product MNKKTLVSGITSTGKLTLGNYIGAIRNFVKLQDEFNMFIFVADLHSLTNEIVPSVLRKNIKEIAALYLACGLDPEKTVLFKQSDVYEHGLMQWILLNQTTIGELSRMTQFKDKSSKITHANNTESIPSGLLTYPTLMAADILLYNPNLVPVGQDQVQHLELTRKIARKLNNKYNTKFNEPTTFVPETGAKIMSLTNPTKKMSKSSDDINGTIFLLEDPELAYKKIKKSITDSENKVYHDPSKPGVSNLLEIYACLENKSLKEAQEIFKDKNYLELKEGVGNSVKNFLTKLQAKYQENYKRVDEILNQGKIKAQKVASYNLNNLMKKIGIRDK from the coding sequence ATGAATAAAAAAACACTTGTAAGCGGAATAACATCAACTGGAAAATTAACTCTTGGTAACTATATTGGGGCAATTAGAAATTTTGTAAAATTACAAGATGAATTTAATATGTTTATTTTTGTAGCTGATCTACACTCATTAACTAATGAAATTGTTCCATCAGTACTAAGAAAAAATATTAAAGAAATTGCTGCATTATATCTTGCTTGTGGATTAGATCCTGAAAAGACTGTTTTATTTAAACAATCTGATGTTTATGAACATGGTCTTATGCAATGAATTTTATTAAATCAAACAACTATAGGTGAGCTTTCTAGAATGACTCAATTTAAAGACAAATCAAGTAAAATTACTCACGCAAACAACACTGAGTCAATACCTAGTGGTCTTTTGACTTATCCTACATTAATGGCAGCTGATATTTTACTTTATAATCCCAACTTAGTTCCAGTTGGACAAGATCAAGTTCAACACTTAGAACTAACTAGAAAAATTGCTAGAAAATTAAATAACAAATACAACACCAAGTTTAATGAGCCAACAACATTTGTTCCTGAAACAGGTGCTAAAATCATGTCACTAACTAATCCAACTAAAAAAATGTCAAAATCAAGTGATGATATCAATGGAACAATATTTTTATTAGAAGATCCTGAATTAGCTTACAAAAAAATTAAAAAATCTATAACAGATAGTGAAAATAAAGTTTATCATGATCCTTCAAAACCTGGAGTGTCAAACTTGCTTGAAATTTATGCTTGTTTAGAAAATAAAAGCCTTAAAGAAGCTCAAGAAATTTTCAAAGATAAAAACTATTTAGAACTTAAAGAAGGAGTTGGAAATAGTGTTAAAAACTTTTTAACAAAGCTGCAAGCAAAATATCAAGAAAACTATAAACGTGTAGATGAAATTTTAAACCAAGGTAAAATAAAAGCACAAAAAGTTGCTTCATATAATTTAAATAACTTAATGAAAAAAATTGGAATAAGAGATAAATAA
- a CDS encoding ATP-binding cassette domain-containing protein, whose amino-acid sequence MQLLWENKKLFIINLFLIFLSSSGLILSIYFQLTISEEIFNFKSSVSDSHTKNRLIILQIVALLIFTFFLSIKFINAIFIDKQKNEIILKIRNKNIEFFNFCSYKQMKNKKVEEHIDNFSDVIEKFTIVNTTDIYAFANNIISLLGILILFGVIIIFKNFLFLYILIFIIVAILLNWLLPYFFNKKELKYKDKLIEYRQRNLSQTTDLIDNYKAFLWNKSSSYFDREYFKIIRKFNIENHKLFIKNKFIESIKEISLEITKYIPILVAIFLVIADPVNLGTLVVINFIFVEIKSIQEMIINNYTSIKSRNVFLKYLSFYQNIKSENLTKIYDSIDNIEFKNSSFAFDEKVIFNNLNIKFRKNEKYLIEGPSGSGKSTLIKLILKEITSQNQSILINDKNINNIDRKSIIENIIFLDNKVIILNEDLQSNISLLEDKIILEKYLDISKNFNINFEDLLSLSEGEKQILNIARIIYHASDNKWIIFDESMSNIDKKMKDKIENYFLDMKNTTFINISHNPSMSNRDKYSQIFNIKNLKNL is encoded by the coding sequence ATGCAACTACTTTGAGAAAATAAAAAACTTTTTATAATAAATTTATTTTTAATTTTTTTATCATCTTCAGGATTGATTTTGTCTATATATTTTCAATTAACAATTTCAGAAGAGATATTTAATTTTAAATCTTCAGTGTCAGATAGTCATACAAAAAATAGATTAATAATTTTGCAAATTGTTGCACTTTTAATTTTTACATTTTTTTTATCTATAAAATTTATAAATGCTATTTTTATTGATAAACAAAAAAATGAAATAATCTTAAAGATAAGAAATAAAAATATTGAATTTTTTAATTTTTGTTCATATAAACAAATGAAGAATAAAAAAGTTGAAGAACACATTGACAACTTTAGTGATGTTATTGAAAAATTTACAATAGTTAACACAACAGATATCTATGCTTTTGCAAACAATATTATTTCACTTTTAGGCATTTTAATTCTTTTTGGTGTGATCATAATCTTTAAAAACTTTTTGTTTTTATATATTTTAATTTTTATAATAGTTGCTATTTTACTTAACTGACTTTTGCCTTATTTTTTCAACAAAAAAGAATTGAAATACAAAGATAAATTAATTGAATATAGACAAAGAAATTTATCTCAAACAACTGATTTAATTGATAATTACAAAGCTTTTTTATGAAATAAATCATCTAGTTATTTTGATAGAGAATATTTCAAAATAATTAGAAAATTTAACATTGAAAATCATAAGTTATTTATTAAAAATAAGTTTATAGAATCTATAAAAGAAATCTCACTAGAAATTACAAAATACATTCCTATTTTAGTTGCTATTTTTCTTGTAATTGCAGATCCTGTAAATCTAGGAACTTTAGTTGTTATTAATTTTATCTTTGTGGAGATAAAATCAATTCAAGAAATGATAATAAATAACTACACAAGTATTAAAAGTAGAAATGTATTTTTAAAATATTTAAGTTTTTATCAAAATATCAAAAGTGAAAATTTAACCAAAATATATGATTCAATAGACAACATAGAATTTAAAAATTCTAGTTTCGCTTTTGATGAAAAAGTAATTTTTAATAACTTAAATATTAAGTTTAGAAAAAATGAAAAATATCTTATTGAAGGTCCTTCTGGATCAGGAAAATCTACATTAATAAAACTAATATTAAAGGAAATAACTTCACAAAATCAAAGCATATTAATTAATGATAAAAACATCAATAATATTGATAGAAAATCGATTATTGAAAATATTATATTTTTAGATAACAAAGTAATAATTTTAAATGAAGATTTGCAAAGTAATATCAGCTTACTTGAAGATAAAATTATCCTTGAAAAGTACTTAGATATTTCAAAAAACTTTAATATAAATTTTGAAGATCTTTTATCTCTTTCTGAAGGCGAAAAACAAATTTTAAATATAGCAAGGATAATTTATCATGCCAGTGATAACAAGTGAATAATTTTTGATGAATCCATGTCTAACATAGATAAGAAGATGAAAGATAAAATTGAAAATTATTTCTTAGATATGAAAAATACAACATTTATAAATATCTCTCATAATCCTTCAATGTCAAATAGAGATAAATATAGTCAAATATTTAATATTAAAAACTTAAAAAATTTATAG
- a CDS encoding MIP family Ig-specific serine endopeptidase has translation MGKTDNLGHIDTSSYQVVNYNKNSNSFASTRINSSPEREEDETARRAYQLFSPKTAATYVAPNKIYQDNFKTSLSLSIPVVGAIDQDGKPAKASGTTWILDYQLTEDGSYPLTWYFATNAHVATYFSSRDFPESTKYFRGETEEVYLRRWDLKKTGTNIQKIENDDKPENTLTVPRKNVKLVFMGNDYLTTKPNDYFRDLASYEEIIDFAVFEIKFQNEAEARKFTSDYALWEEKDKNNFIKDSLLKDYLQTTNNYYYISGYPDPTERNEDGIRKENQIRALVPSINKPVEDTVEGLDAKIYEKGAMLSEFENNSMFGKKGIVDSSAFFKGTTLNIWGQKYYYSGLLYYFRNTALSGGSSGSKTVDKNNKIVGIHALGSDLSGLTGSVAFKSEGFKVQGLPSFWYRNYFIPQYDLIYGGGKEQKKSYKDSLKNIKKIDSNFKTHLFPKGFNNQSL, from the coding sequence TTGGGAAAAACAGACAATCTAGGTCATATTGACACTTCTAGCTATCAAGTTGTTAATTACAATAAAAATAGTAATTCTTTTGCTTCTACAAGAATTAATAGTAGTCCAGAAAGAGAAGAAGATGAAACAGCTCGTAGAGCTTATCAACTTTTTAGTCCTAAAACAGCAGCTACTTATGTTGCACCAAACAAAATTTATCAAGATAATTTTAAAACTTCTCTTTCACTTTCAATTCCAGTAGTTGGAGCAATAGACCAAGATGGAAAGCCAGCTAAAGCTTCAGGAACAACTTGAATTTTAGATTATCAACTTACAGAAGATGGATCATATCCGCTTACATGATATTTTGCAACCAATGCTCATGTTGCAACATATTTTAGTTCAAGAGATTTTCCTGAATCAACAAAATATTTTAGAGGTGAAACTGAAGAGGTTTATCTAAGAAGATGAGACTTAAAAAAAACAGGAACTAATATTCAAAAAATTGAAAATGATGATAAACCTGAAAACACATTAACAGTGCCGAGAAAAAATGTGAAATTGGTTTTCATGGGTAATGATTATCTAACAACAAAGCCAAATGATTATTTTAGAGATTTAGCAAGTTATGAAGAAATTATTGACTTTGCAGTATTTGAAATTAAATTCCAAAATGAAGCTGAAGCTAGAAAATTTACTTCAGATTATGCTTTGTGAGAAGAAAAAGATAAAAATAATTTTATTAAAGATTCACTTTTAAAAGATTATTTACAAACAACAAATAATTATTATTACATTTCGGGATATCCAGATCCTACTGAAAGAAATGAAGATGGAATTAGAAAAGAAAATCAAATAAGAGCTTTAGTACCATCAATTAACAAACCAGTTGAAGATACAGTTGAAGGATTGGATGCCAAAATTTATGAAAAAGGAGCTATGCTTTCAGAATTTGAAAACAATAGCATGTTTGGTAAAAAAGGAATTGTGGATTCATCTGCATTTTTCAAAGGAACAACATTAAATATTTGAGGTCAAAAATATTATTATTCTGGATTACTTTACTACTTTAGAAATACTGCCTTAAGTGGTGGATCAAGTGGATCTAAAACTGTTGATAAAAATAACAAAATTGTAGGAATCCATGCTCTAGGTTCTGATCTTTCTGGACTAACAGGATCAGTAGCTTTTAAATCAGAAGGTTTCAAAGTACAAGGCTTACCTTCATTTTGATATAGAAATTATTTTATTCCACAATATGATCTAATTTATGGTGGTGGAAAAGAACAAAAAAAATCATACAAAGATTCATTAAAAAATATTAAAAAAATTGATTCAAATTTTAAAACTCATCTTTTTCCAAAAGGATTTAATAATCAAAGTCTTTAA